A window of Phycobacter azelaicus contains these coding sequences:
- the istA gene encoding IS21 family transposase: MGFLSVIRRWALRDKMPIREIARRTGLSRNTIKKYLREGAVEPQFKTPKRPSKLDPYADRLSAWLLIQTRKSRKERRTVKQMHADLVKLGYNGSYERVAAFARAWREDRHRAEQTTGRGTYVPLVFAPGEAFQFDWSEDWANIGGERVKLQVAHIKLSHSRAFLVRAYPLQTHEMLFDAHWHAFRVFGGVPGRGIYDNMKTAVDRVGKGKQRDVNARFKAMASHYVFEPEFCNPAAGWEKGQVEKNVQDARNRMWQVMPVCADLAELNQWLEDRCIALWTETPHKALPGSIADVWEAEKPTLMALPPAFDGFIEHSKRVSPTCLITFERNRYSVPASFANRRVSLHVYPERLIVVAEGQTVCKHARIIERSHRKPGKVIYDWRHYLAVIQRKPGALRNGAPFTEMPDAFRQLQDHMLRKEGGDREMVDILSLVLQHNEEDVLCAVELALEAGVPTKTHILNLLHRLIDRRPTDHPEVDPPDALALQTTPVANVGRYDGLRQTEEKRHAS, translated from the coding sequence ATGGGATTTTTGAGTGTCATTCGACGCTGGGCATTGCGTGACAAAATGCCAATCAGGGAGATTGCCCGGCGGACGGGTTTGTCTCGGAACACGATCAAGAAGTATCTGCGTGAAGGTGCGGTGGAACCGCAGTTCAAGACGCCCAAGCGTCCAAGCAAGCTGGACCCCTACGCGGATCGGCTGTCAGCCTGGCTTTTAATCCAGACGCGGAAGTCACGCAAAGAGCGGCGGACAGTGAAGCAAATGCATGCTGATCTTGTGAAGCTGGGATATAATGGTTCCTATGAACGCGTGGCAGCTTTCGCCCGGGCATGGCGTGAAGATCGGCATCGAGCGGAACAGACGACGGGGCGCGGCACCTACGTGCCTTTGGTGTTCGCGCCCGGCGAAGCCTTCCAATTCGATTGGAGCGAGGACTGGGCCAACATCGGCGGTGAGCGCGTCAAACTTCAGGTCGCTCATATCAAGCTATCGCACAGCCGCGCTTTCTTGGTGCGGGCCTACCCGCTGCAAACGCACGAGATGCTGTTTGACGCCCACTGGCATGCATTCCGCGTGTTCGGCGGTGTGCCTGGTCGCGGGATCTATGACAATATGAAGACCGCCGTTGATCGTGTGGGCAAAGGCAAGCAGCGGGACGTCAATGCACGCTTCAAGGCTATGGCCAGCCACTACGTGTTTGAGCCCGAGTTCTGCAATCCGGCGGCCGGTTGGGAGAAAGGCCAGGTTGAGAAGAACGTGCAGGATGCGCGCAACCGCATGTGGCAGGTCATGCCGGTCTGCGCCGATCTGGCAGAGCTGAACCAATGGCTTGAAGATCGCTGTATCGCCCTTTGGACAGAGACGCCGCACAAGGCTTTGCCGGGGTCCATCGCTGACGTGTGGGAGGCCGAGAAGCCTACGCTGATGGCACTGCCGCCGGCATTCGATGGCTTTATCGAACACAGTAAGCGTGTGTCACCCACATGCCTGATCACTTTCGAACGCAATCGCTACAGCGTTCCCGCCAGCTTTGCGAACCGCCGTGTCAGTTTGCATGTCTATCCCGAACGGCTGATCGTGGTCGCTGAAGGGCAAACGGTTTGCAAGCATGCGCGGATCATCGAGCGGTCTCATCGCAAGCCCGGCAAGGTCATCTATGACTGGCGCCACTATCTCGCTGTTATCCAACGCAAACCGGGCGCACTTCGGAATGGTGCGCCGTTCACGGAGATGCCGGATGCCTTCCGTCAATTGCAGGATCACATGCTGCGTAAAGAAGGCGGTGACCGAGAGATGGTCGACATTCTGTCTTTGGTCCTTCAGCACAACGAAGAGGACGTTTTGTGTGCAGTGGAGCTGGCACTTGAAGCAGGCGTCCCCACCAAGACGCACATCCTGAACCTGT
- a CDS encoding DUF1523 family protein, translated as MGYIKWGFLITIWVLFGAFLHYTLPQYDVVRIVNTYEERIELNDWTRIFWSTPDTQSATISNRDVQFIQAVRPDGDAVVYRNEDTGWNWPPYFKFDTANLYTEANDSISNKADPEWVAVLHYGWRSEFLSAFPNAVAIRAVAGPGDKPLNWVSMVILVLIAALFWAVYVRWRRFRRNRLDPMIEDVEDSLYAAGDAIAEKKSRLRRWFGRKGS; from the coding sequence ATGGGTTACATCAAATGGGGTTTTCTGATCACCATCTGGGTACTGTTCGGTGCCTTTCTGCATTACACGCTGCCGCAATACGACGTGGTGCGCATCGTCAATACCTACGAGGAGCGCATCGAGCTGAACGACTGGACCCGTATTTTCTGGTCTACCCCGGATACCCAGTCGGCGACGATCAGCAACCGTGATGTGCAGTTCATTCAAGCCGTGCGACCCGATGGTGATGCGGTGGTCTACCGGAACGAGGATACAGGTTGGAACTGGCCGCCCTATTTCAAGTTCGACACGGCCAATCTTTATACCGAGGCAAACGACTCGATCTCCAACAAGGCGGACCCCGAATGGGTCGCAGTGCTGCACTATGGCTGGCGCAGCGAGTTCCTGTCGGCTTTTCCCAACGCTGTTGCGATCCGTGCGGTTGCGGGACCGGGGGACAAGCCGCTCAACTGGGTGAGCATGGTGATCCTGGTGCTGATTGCGGCCTTGTTCTGGGCTGTCTACGTCCGGTGGCGCAGGTTCCGGCGAAACCGGCTGGATCCGATGATCGAGGATGTGGAAGACAGCCTTTATGCGGCTGGTGATGCGATCGCCGAAAAGAAGAGCCGCCTGCGCCGCTGGTTTGGCCGGAAGGGGTCTTGA
- a CDS encoding DUF5928 domain-containing protein, giving the protein MAKIAYLLLCHKDPEAIIQQAERLTAAGDYMVIHFDGHASDQEFDEIRATLKDNPNVCFTRRRIKCGWGEWSLVQATLKAIEAGLEAFPRASHFYMLSGDCMAIKTAQYAHQFLDRHDCDFIESVDFFESNWIKTGMKEERLIYRHYFNERKHKRLFEMSVALQQKLGLERKIPADLQMQIGSQWWCLRRRTVESIIDLVKKRRDIIRFFRTTWIPDETFFQTLVRHLVPEPEIQSRTLTFLVFTDYGMPVNFYNDHYDLLLGQDFLFARKISPEAKDLKRRLGRLYMAEDVEFQISDEGRNLYQFLAQRGRIGQRFAPRFWEAESTLGRDRELIMVVCKKWHLAKRLVHRVEEMTGTPALGYLFHEEQTPLPELGGIETSLDKRNRHRRALMRMLFDYFGAKRMIVCVDPSGLELLQDFSSDRSTTRILNLECRFSDQDLLDHAQRSGLLGPQTPAQTRDRILPTIRNDINHEVDRIREAGFSDYHALRESDDRAQIAQTLNAAFGLSAQEVERMTWDKGVFAD; this is encoded by the coding sequence ATGGCAAAAATCGCGTATCTCCTGCTCTGCCACAAGGACCCAGAGGCCATCATCCAGCAGGCTGAGCGGCTGACCGCGGCTGGCGATTACATGGTTATCCATTTCGACGGACACGCAAGCGATCAGGAATTCGACGAGATCCGCGCAACGCTGAAAGACAACCCCAACGTCTGTTTTACCCGACGCCGCATCAAGTGCGGCTGGGGGGAATGGTCACTGGTTCAGGCAACACTCAAAGCCATTGAAGCAGGGCTCGAAGCCTTCCCGCGGGCAAGCCATTTCTACATGCTCTCTGGCGACTGCATGGCGATCAAGACCGCTCAATACGCGCATCAGTTCCTGGACCGACACGACTGTGATTTCATCGAGAGCGTCGACTTCTTCGAAAGCAACTGGATCAAGACCGGCATGAAAGAGGAGCGGCTGATCTACCGGCACTACTTCAATGAGCGCAAACACAAGCGCCTGTTCGAGATGAGCGTTGCACTCCAGCAAAAGTTGGGACTTGAGCGCAAGATCCCAGCCGATCTACAGATGCAGATCGGCAGCCAATGGTGGTGCCTACGGCGCCGCACGGTCGAATCCATCATTGATCTTGTGAAGAAGCGTCGCGACATCATCCGCTTTTTCCGCACCACATGGATCCCGGATGAGACCTTCTTTCAGACACTGGTGCGCCACCTGGTACCAGAGCCTGAAATACAAAGCCGCACGTTGACCTTCCTGGTGTTCACCGACTACGGGATGCCAGTGAACTTCTACAATGATCACTACGATTTACTGCTAGGCCAGGATTTTCTCTTTGCCCGCAAGATCAGCCCCGAGGCCAAGGATTTGAAACGCCGTCTCGGGCGTCTCTACATGGCAGAGGACGTGGAGTTCCAGATCTCTGACGAGGGGCGGAACCTCTATCAGTTCCTCGCACAGCGCGGCCGCATCGGGCAACGGTTTGCCCCCCGCTTCTGGGAGGCCGAAAGCACTCTGGGGCGCGACCGCGAACTGATCATGGTGGTGTGCAAGAAATGGCATCTGGCCAAACGCCTTGTTCACAGGGTTGAGGAGATGACCGGTACCCCTGCCCTTGGATATCTGTTCCATGAGGAGCAGACGCCTCTGCCCGAACTTGGCGGGATCGAGACCTCTCTGGACAAGCGCAACCGCCATCGCCGTGCGTTGATGCGTATGCTGTTCGATTATTTCGGGGCCAAGCGGATGATCGTTTGTGTCGATCCATCCGGACTTGAGCTGTTGCAGGATTTTTCGTCAGACAGATCGACGACCCGAATCCTGAACCTAGAATGTCGTTTCTCGGACCAGGACCTACTTGATCATGCCCAGCGCAGCGGGCTGCTTGGCCCGCAGACGCCTGCACAGACACGGGACAGGATCCTTCCCACCATACGCAACGACATCAACCACGAAGTCGACCGGATCCGCGAGGCAGGGTTCTCCGATTACCACGCCTTGCGTGAAAGCGATGACAGGGCCCAGATTGCCCAGACGCTGAACGCGGCCTTTGGCCTGTCGGCACAGGAGGTAGAGCGCATGACCTGGGACAAGGGCGTGTTCGCCGACTAG
- a CDS encoding sulfotransferase family protein, which produces MGFPGTWMTESESVIYRVVPKCACSTIGQILYYSDHGRFFDGDIHDSTEGLHKWAQEHSQERITQAVQGHETYAFTCVRNPYTRILSSFFDKICGIQRNGRRYRGNLVPKLAYDYGIEVGGEDGKQEFDQIRSFRRFLLFARDTIRWRRPMDPDIHWSATSGHVSTFIVNGGKYDKIIWTEAFNDGMQEVLDAIETPHKVDLATIPRFNESEGHGPKRAHPVEDYFDDLSMHLVYEIYKRDFELFKYDFENPANKMPVGEIDLDEVHAKLGD; this is translated from the coding sequence ATGGGGTTTCCGGGAACCTGGATGACCGAAAGCGAAAGCGTGATCTATCGCGTGGTGCCCAAATGCGCCTGCTCGACCATTGGGCAGATCCTCTACTATTCGGATCACGGCCGCTTCTTTGACGGGGATATCCACGATTCCACCGAGGGTCTGCACAAATGGGCTCAGGAGCACAGCCAGGAACGTATCACTCAGGCGGTGCAGGGGCATGAGACCTATGCCTTTACCTGCGTGCGTAACCCCTACACGCGTATCCTTAGCTCGTTCTTTGACAAGATCTGCGGCATCCAGCGCAATGGCAGGAGATACCGCGGCAATCTGGTACCCAAGCTGGCCTATGATTACGGGATCGAGGTCGGCGGCGAGGACGGCAAGCAGGAGTTTGACCAGATCAGGAGCTTTCGACGGTTCCTCTTGTTCGCGCGTGACACCATCCGCTGGCGCCGTCCGATGGATCCGGACATCCACTGGTCGGCGACTTCGGGCCATGTATCGACCTTCATCGTGAACGGCGGCAAATACGACAAGATCATCTGGACCGAGGCCTTCAACGACGGGATGCAAGAGGTGCTTGATGCGATCGAGACGCCGCACAAGGTGGATCTGGCAACGATCCCGCGCTTCAACGAAAGCGAAGGCCACGGCCCCAAACGCGCGCACCCGGTGGAGGATTACTTCGACGATCTGTCCATGCATCTGGTCTACGAGATCTACAAGCGGGATTTCGAGCTGTTCAAATACGATTTCGAAAACCCCGCCAACAAGATGCCAGTGGGAGAGATTGATCTTGACGAGGTGCACGCCAAGCTTGGCGACTGA
- the ilvD gene encoding dihydroxy-acid dehydratase: MPMYRSRTSTHGRNMAGARGLWRATGMKDDDFGKPIIAIVNSFTQFVPGHVHLKDLGQMVAREVEAAGGVAKEFNTIAVDDGIAMGHDGMLYSLPSREVIADSVEYMVNAHCADAMVCISNCDKITPGMLMAAMRLNIPAIFVSGGPMEAGKIDIADLDAKKIDLVDAMVAAASETFTDEQVKHIEENACPTCGSCSGMFTANSMNCLAEALGLALPGNGSTLATHADRKQLFLEAGRRIVDITKRHYVGEEKGLLPREIATFEAFENAMSLDIAMGGSTNTVLHLLAIANEGKVDFNMSHMDQLSRKVPCLCKVAPNIENVHMEDVHRAGGIFSILGELSRAGLLHNDCSTVHSSTMGEAIAKWDIAVANNPEAEELFKAAPGGVRTTQAFSQSNRYKELDTDRKGGVIRSAEHAFSKDGGLAVLFGNIAEDGCIVKTAGVDESILKFTGSAYVCESQDQAVSDILTGKVKEGDVVVIRYEGPRGGPGMQEMLYPTSYLKSKGLGKACALLTDGRFSGGTSGLSIGHVSPEAAEGGAIGLVQTGDTIEIDIPNRSIHLAVSDEELATRRAAQDAAGWKPAKPRKRKVSTALKAYAMLTTSAAKGAVRALPDDA, translated from the coding sequence ATGCCAATGTACCGATCCAGAACCTCCACCCATGGACGCAACATGGCCGGCGCGCGTGGCCTTTGGCGCGCAACCGGCATGAAGGACGATGATTTCGGCAAGCCGATCATCGCCATTGTCAACTCCTTCACCCAATTCGTGCCCGGTCACGTCCACCTCAAGGATCTCGGCCAGATGGTCGCCCGCGAGGTGGAGGCTGCAGGCGGCGTTGCCAAGGAATTCAACACCATCGCGGTGGATGACGGCATCGCCATGGGACATGACGGTATGCTCTACTCGCTGCCCTCGCGCGAGGTGATCGCGGATTCGGTAGAATACATGGTCAACGCCCACTGCGCCGACGCCATGGTCTGCATTTCCAACTGCGACAAGATCACGCCCGGCATGCTCATGGCCGCAATGCGCCTGAATATCCCGGCGATCTTTGTCTCAGGTGGTCCGATGGAAGCGGGCAAGATCGACATCGCTGATCTAGACGCCAAAAAAATCGACCTGGTGGACGCCATGGTCGCCGCAGCCAGCGAGACCTTCACCGACGAGCAGGTCAAGCACATCGAGGAAAACGCCTGCCCCACCTGCGGCTCCTGCTCGGGCATGTTCACGGCAAACTCGATGAACTGCCTGGCCGAGGCGCTGGGGCTCGCCCTGCCCGGAAACGGCTCGACCCTGGCGACCCACGCCGACCGCAAGCAGCTGTTCCTTGAGGCCGGCCGTCGCATCGTCGACATCACCAAGCGTCACTACGTGGGCGAGGAAAAGGGCCTGCTGCCGCGCGAAATTGCCACCTTCGAGGCCTTCGAGAACGCCATGAGCCTCGATATCGCCATGGGCGGCTCGACCAATACCGTGCTGCACCTTCTGGCCATCGCCAACGAAGGCAAGGTTGATTTCAACATGTCCCACATGGACCAGCTCAGCCGCAAGGTGCCGTGCCTGTGCAAGGTCGCGCCCAATATCGAAAACGTCCACATGGAGGACGTGCACCGCGCCGGTGGCATCTTCTCGATCCTGGGCGAGCTTTCGCGCGCGGGCCTTTTGCACAACGACTGCTCGACGGTACATTCCAGCACCATGGGCGAGGCAATCGCCAAATGGGATATCGCCGTTGCCAACAACCCCGAGGCCGAAGAACTGTTCAAGGCCGCCCCGGGCGGCGTGCGCACCACGCAGGCGTTCAGTCAGTCCAACCGCTACAAGGAGTTGGACACCGACCGCAAAGGCGGCGTGATCCGCTCGGCCGAACATGCGTTTTCCAAGGACGGGGGGCTTGCGGTGCTATTCGGCAATATCGCCGAGGACGGCTGCATCGTGAAAACCGCGGGCGTGGATGAAAGCATCCTCAAATTTACCGGCTCGGCCTATGTCTGCGAAAGCCAGGATCAGGCCGTCAGCGACATCCTGACAGGCAAGGTCAAGGAGGGCGACGTGGTGGTGATCCGCTATGAGGGCCCGCGCGGCGGTCCGGGGATGCAGGAAATGCTTTACCCGACCTCATACCTCAAATCCAAAGGTCTGGGCAAAGCCTGCGCGCTTCTGACCGACGGTCGTTTCTCGGGCGGCACCTCGGGGTTGTCGATCGGTCACGTCTCGCCTGAGGCAGCGGAAGGCGGCGCCATCGGCCTGGTGCAGACCGGCGACACCATCGAGATCGACATCCCGAACCGGTCGATCCACCTGGCAGTTTCGGACGAAGAGCTCGCCACCCGCCGCGCCGCGCAGGATGCGGCAGGCTGGAAACCGGCAAAACCGCGCAAGCGCAAGGTCTCGACCGCGCTCAAGGCCTACGCCATGCTGACCACCAGCGCCGCCAAAGGCGCCGTCCGCGCGCTGCCGGACGACGCGTAA
- a CDS encoding benzoate/H(+) symporter BenE family transporter yields MPQLKLSHITAGAVAVLVGYTSSVAIIFQAIDALGATQAQANSWLLALGIGMGVTSLILSFRFRMPVLTAWSTPGAALLALGGGATTLPEATGAFLFCAVLLTLTGLTGWFERLACLIPDTLANALLAGILFRFGLEAFSSMEEDIWLVAVMGAAFLMAKLYAPRYAIPLVLLAGILWASAAGSFGDIAQLNLTLATPEAVKPEFTLSAFIGLGLPLYIVTMCSQNMPGVVTLRSAGYVPPVSAAMTVTGLASLILAPFGGYTFNLAAITAAICAGPEADEDPKTRYLAVVAAGVIYCLVGLGGAAVISLFLIAPHALVATVAGLALLSTIGNGLSHALEPTAGREAALLCFMGTVSGISFLGIGAPFWALLIGLVAHITLSRPAPALFRKTT; encoded by the coding sequence ATGCCGCAGCTGAAACTCTCCCATATCACGGCCGGTGCTGTCGCCGTTCTGGTGGGCTACACCAGTTCGGTGGCGATCATCTTTCAGGCCATCGATGCGCTCGGCGCGACACAGGCGCAGGCCAACAGCTGGCTTCTGGCGCTGGGGATTGGCATGGGGGTGACCAGCCTGATCCTGTCGTTTCGGTTCCGCATGCCGGTGCTGACCGCCTGGTCCACGCCCGGCGCAGCTCTGCTTGCGTTGGGCGGCGGCGCGACCACCCTGCCCGAGGCGACCGGCGCCTTCCTGTTCTGCGCAGTCCTGCTGACGCTGACGGGCCTTACCGGCTGGTTTGAACGGCTGGCGTGCCTGATCCCGGACACGCTGGCAAATGCGCTTTTGGCCGGAATCCTGTTCCGCTTTGGGCTAGAGGCGTTCTCATCTATGGAAGAAGACATCTGGCTTGTCGCCGTCATGGGCGCAGCTTTCCTGATGGCAAAGCTATATGCCCCGCGTTATGCGATCCCGCTGGTGCTGCTGGCAGGCATTCTCTGGGCCAGCGCGGCGGGCAGCTTTGGTGACATCGCCCAGTTGAATTTGACTCTTGCCACCCCAGAGGCCGTGAAACCCGAATTCACGCTTTCAGCGTTCATCGGCCTTGGTCTGCCGCTTTATATCGTCACCATGTGCTCGCAGAACATGCCCGGCGTCGTGACCCTGCGCAGCGCGGGCTATGTTCCGCCTGTTTCCGCTGCAATGACGGTGACCGGGCTTGCCTCGCTGATCCTGGCGCCCTTTGGCGGCTATACTTTCAACCTTGCCGCCATAACCGCTGCCATTTGTGCAGGCCCCGAGGCCGATGAAGACCCAAAGACCCGCTATCTGGCCGTGGTCGCCGCCGGGGTGATCTACTGCCTTGTGGGGCTGGGCGGCGCGGCGGTGATCTCACTTTTCCTGATCGCGCCCCATGCTTTGGTGGCCACCGTTGCCGGGCTTGCCTTGCTATCGACAATCGGCAACGGGCTGTCCCATGCGCTGGAGCCGACAGCGGGCCGTGAGGCCGCGCTCCTGTGTTTCATGGGCACGGTTTCCGGCATCAGCTTCCTGGGTATCGGAGCGCCCTTCTGGGCCCTGCTGATTGGCCTTGTCGCGCACATCACCCTCAGCCGCCCTGCACCGGCCCTATTCCGGAAAACAACATGA
- a CDS encoding XRE family transcriptional regulator, with amino-acid sequence MPTPPASSPLSEDKIAQNLKQIRAEAGFSLSRAAEATGVSKAMLGQIERGESSPTIATLWKIAKGFHLPLTALIEDANRPKILGESVFRTVQFPGSIAVKIVFPYDPILGAETFHVRLKPDQCHQSQAHDAGVTEEVFVLEGPLEVLSDGAWKRLEVGEGLRFAADQSHGYRAGKDGAAFLNMHHYRTA; translated from the coding sequence ATGCCGACCCCACCCGCGTCATCCCCTTTGAGCGAAGACAAGATTGCCCAGAATCTGAAGCAGATAAGGGCCGAGGCGGGTTTCAGCCTGTCGCGCGCGGCGGAGGCCACTGGCGTGTCCAAAGCGATGTTGGGGCAGATCGAACGGGGCGAATCAAGCCCGACCATCGCGACGCTCTGGAAGATCGCGAAGGGGTTTCACCTGCCTCTGACTGCCCTGATCGAGGACGCCAACCGCCCCAAGATCCTGGGCGAAAGCGTGTTTCGCACCGTGCAGTTCCCCGGCAGCATCGCGGTCAAGATCGTCTTTCCCTATGATCCCATCCTTGGCGCCGAGACCTTTCATGTGCGCCTGAAGCCGGATCAATGCCACCAATCCCAAGCCCATGATGCGGGCGTCACCGAAGAAGTTTTCGTGCTCGAAGGACCTCTTGAGGTGCTGAGCGACGGGGCATGGAAGCGGCTGGAGGTGGGGGAAGGGCTGCGCTTTGCCGCCGATCAGTCCCATGGTTATCGCGCAGGAAAAGACGGGGCGGCCTTTCTCAACATGCATCACTATCGAACGGCCTGA
- a CDS encoding DMT family transporter, translating to METLRGSLLMVLAMAAFALEDMFIKSAAQSLPVGLILLIFGCGGMVIFAAMARAQGQPLWHPGFCTRAMALRSLSEVAGRLCYTLAIALTPLSSASAILQATPLVVAAGAVVFFGETVGWRRWLAILAGFIGVLIILRPGLSGFEPASLFAVAGTLGFAGRDLATRAAPKDMHNSQLGLLGFAMLVIAGVIMLGWTGLGEMQAADLSPRIWLDLTCATVIGVLAYTALTGAMRLGEISVVAPFRYTRLVFAMVLGVLVFGERPDALTLIGSAVIVASGVFTLLRSHRA from the coding sequence ATGGAGACGCTGCGCGGCAGCCTGTTGATGGTGCTGGCCATGGCCGCCTTCGCGCTGGAGGATATGTTTATCAAATCCGCAGCCCAAAGCCTGCCGGTGGGGCTGATCCTTTTGATATTCGGCTGTGGCGGTATGGTGATCTTTGCGGCCATGGCGCGTGCGCAGGGTCAGCCCCTGTGGCATCCGGGTTTTTGCACGCGCGCGATGGCGTTGCGCTCTTTGTCAGAGGTGGCGGGGCGGCTTTGCTATACGCTGGCCATCGCGCTGACGCCGCTTTCTTCGGCATCGGCAATCCTGCAGGCGACACCGCTGGTGGTGGCGGCTGGCGCGGTAGTCTTCTTTGGCGAGACGGTCGGCTGGCGGCGCTGGCTGGCAATCCTGGCCGGATTCATTGGCGTTTTGATCATCCTGCGCCCCGGGTTGAGCGGGTTCGAGCCTGCCTCTTTGTTTGCCGTGGCCGGAACGCTCGGCTTTGCCGGTCGCGATCTGGCAACCCGCGCTGCGCCAAAGGACATGCACAACAGCCAGCTGGGTCTTTTAGGCTTTGCCATGCTGGTGATTGCCGGCGTCATCATGCTGGGTTGGACTGGGCTCGGTGAGATGCAGGCCGCAGATCTGTCGCCTCGTATATGGCTTGATCTGACCTGTGCCACGGTCATCGGAGTTCTGGCCTATACGGCCCTGACAGGTGCGATGCGACTGGGCGAAATCTCGGTTGTGGCACCCTTCCGCTATACGCGGCTGGTCTTTGCCATGGTGCTAGGCGTGCTGGTTTTTGGCGAACGGCCCGATGCATTGACCCTGATCGGCAGTGCGGTAATCGTGGCCAGTGGAGTATTCACCCTGCTCCGCAGTCACCGTGCCTGA
- the smpB gene encoding SsrA-binding protein SmpB — translation MAKQKSDPNYKVIAENRRARFDYAIEEDLECGIILEGSEVKSLRAGGSNISESYATVDDGELWLVNSYIAPYEQAKMFKHEERRRRKLLVSRKELARLWNATQRKGMTLVPLVLYFNHRGIAKLKIGIAKGKKNHDKRETQAKRDWSRQKQRLLKDAR, via the coding sequence ATGGCCAAACAGAAATCAGATCCGAACTACAAGGTAATTGCCGAAAACCGCCGGGCGCGGTTCGACTATGCTATCGAAGAGGATCTGGAGTGTGGGATCATCCTGGAAGGCTCCGAGGTGAAGTCCCTGCGTGCGGGCGGCTCGAACATCTCGGAATCCTACGCGACCGTGGATGACGGAGAGCTGTGGCTCGTGAACTCCTACATTGCGCCTTATGAGCAGGCCAAGATGTTCAAGCACGAGGAGCGTCGCCGCCGCAAGCTTTTGGTTTCGCGCAAGGAGCTGGCGCGGCTGTGGAATGCGACCCAGCGCAAGGGGATGACCCTGGTGCCGCTGGTCCTGTATTTCAACCATCGCGGCATCGCCAAGCTGAAGATCGGCATCGCCAAGGGCAAGAAGAATCACGACAAGCGTGAAACCCAGGCAAAGCGTGACTGGTCCCGCCAGAAGCAGCGTCTTTTGAAGGACGCGCGCTAA
- the sseA gene encoding 3-mercaptopyruvate sulfurtransferase — translation MDDPKTLVSTDWLAAHLKDPDLRILDGSWYLPNENRDPKAEYDAAHIPGARFFDIDDVADHRSDLPHMAPPVEKFMSRLRAMGVGDGHQVVVYDGAGLKSAARVWWLFRLMGQTNVAVLDGGLPKWQAEGHPVEDLPPVIRDRHMTVRVQNSLVRDVTQVSAAAKLGDHEIIDARAAARFRGEAPEPREGLRAGHIPGSKNVPYTDLLNSDGTMKDAAGIRATFEGAGVDLKKPAITTCGSGVTAAVLSLALERIGKTDHALYDGSWSEWGAFPTLPVATGEN, via the coding sequence ATGGATGATCCGAAAACCCTGGTGTCGACCGATTGGCTGGCGGCCCATTTGAAGGACCCCGACCTGCGCATTCTGGACGGCTCCTGGTACTTGCCGAACGAAAACCGCGATCCCAAGGCCGAATATGACGCCGCTCATATACCCGGCGCGCGCTTTTTCGATATCGACGATGTGGCCGATCACCGCTCGGATCTGCCGCATATGGCGCCGCCGGTGGAAAAGTTCATGTCGCGCCTGCGGGCGATGGGCGTGGGCGACGGGCACCAGGTGGTGGTCTATGATGGTGCCGGTCTGAAATCTGCGGCGCGCGTCTGGTGGCTGTTCCGCCTGATGGGGCAGACCAACGTAGCCGTTCTGGATGGCGGTCTGCCGAAATGGCAGGCCGAGGGACACCCGGTGGAGGACCTGCCGCCGGTGATCCGTGATCGCCACATGACCGTGCGGGTGCAAAACAGCCTGGTGCGCGATGTGACGCAGGTGTCGGCTGCGGCCAAGCTGGGCGATCACGAGATCATCGACGCCCGCGCTGCCGCCCGGTTCCGCGGCGAAGCGCCCGAACCCCGCGAAGGGCTGCGGGCAGGCCATATTCCGGGATCGAAAAACGTGCCCTACACCGACCTTCTGAATTCCGATGGCACCATGAAGGACGCGGCCGGTATCCGCGCCACCTTCGAAGGCGCCGGTGTCGACCTCAAGAAACCTGCCATCACCACCTGCGGCTCGGGCGTGACCGCCGCCGTTCTCAGCCTGGCCCTGGAGCGGATCGGCAAAACCGATCATGCGCTTTATGACGGCTCCTGGTCCGAATGGGGCGCCTTCCCGACCCTACCCGTTGCAACCGGAGAGAACTGA